The genome window CTCGAGGTGGGCCGCTCCCATCCCCTTTACCTGGAGGACGCTCACGCTTACCAACCCTCTACCTACCGGGCCCGTGTCTACAAACGGCTGAGGAGGTGGGTATGACCTTCCCCGACCTGCTCAAGAAGGTGGAAGGGGCCCGAGCGGAGACCCTGCCCGCGCTGCTGCCCGAACTGTTCAAGGGCATGTACGAGGCCGCGCTGCTGGACACCGAGACGGAAGCCCTATTCCAGGCCGTCAAGAAGAAGACCGGGGTTAGTGTCGGTGCGTTGCGTAAAGACTGGGCCCGCTACCGCACCACGTGGGAGGAGAAGGCCCGGCAAGAGACCGCCCCTAGCCTCACCCCCGAGGCCTTTGAGGCCGCACAGGAGCTCTCGAAAGACCCCGCGCTACTCCACAAAGCGATTGAGACCATAGGGGGGTTAGGGGTAGTGGGAGAGCAGGAAAACCGGGGCCTGCTTTATCTGGCCCTGCTATCCGCTAAGTCTCAGACTCCTATCTCGGTGCTGGTCAAAGGCCGGAGTTCGTCGGGCAAGTCTTTTCTCGTCTCAAACGCGCTGAAGCTAATCCCCCCCAGGGGTTACTACGAGCTCTCATCCATGAGCAGCAAGGCCCTGGTGTACACCGACCTCGACTTTTCCCACCGCCACCTGGTGTTGTACGAGGAAGACGGCTTGCAGTCTGAGGACGTGCTCTACTTGATCCGCAGCCTGCTGTCAGAAGGGCAAATCCGCTATCTCACCGTGGAGAAAAACGGTAGTGGGAAACTCGTAGCCCGAGAAATAACCCGACCAGGCCCTACAGGACTCATCACAACGATGACCAAAGGGCTGACGAAAGAGGACAACGAGACCCGCACCTTCTCCCTCTACATGGACGACAGCAAAGAGCACACCCTTCGGGTGGTGGCCGCCCTAGCCGAGCGGGAAGCCCTGGGTACCCGCTCCGAGGTAGACCTACGCCCCTGGCACGCGCTCTACGAGGCCCTGCCCCAAGCCGAGGTGATAGTGCCCTTTGCCCCCCACATCACCCGGCTGCTTGAGTCCAAAGACCTGCCTGAGGACTTGACCCGGCTCCGTAGGGATTTTGTACGCTACCTGACGCTGGTAAAAGTGATAACCCGGCTACACCACGCCCGGAGGGAGACCCAGGGGGATTGCCTAGTGGCTACCCTCGAGGACTACGCCCTGGCCTACCACCTGGCTGCTCGCCCGATGGCCCGGAGTGTGCACACCATCAGCCCCCAGGCCCTGGCGTTGGCTCGAGCCGTGGGCGAGGTGCACGCTCTGAAGGTGGAAAAGGCGCAAGAGAAAGGCGGTTCTGAGGAGTCGGTGGTGGTTTACGCCAAAGAACTGGCTAAGCACCTACGCTGGGCGAAACGGACGGTGCACAAGTGGCTAGACCAGGCCGAGGCGGCTGAGCTAATAGACATAAACAAGGACGGTAACCGGCTAGCCATCCGACCCCTGGAAGGGGCCCGCCTGGAAGAAGAATCCTTCCGGCTTCTTCCCGAGCCTGAAAAGCTGGCCCAGGAGTTAGGAGAGGGGGGTAGCTACATCCACCCCATCACCGGAAAAAGCTGCGTGCTCTATCCTTCCGAAACAGCGTGCACGTTTTCCCCAAAAACCCCAACAAATAACGTCCAGAACGATGGAAACCATCGTGCACGCTATGTGCACGAACGTGCACGGGAGGAGGAGAAAAGCCCTCTGGAAGAGGAAAAAACCCGTGCACAAGGGGAAGCGCCTTCTTTATCGCAAAAAACCGAGGAGCGCGCACGCACCGTGCACCCCCCCCGTGCACGCTCGGGGTGGAGGGAGGTATAGCGTGCCCACCCCCCGTACACAAAACACCGCGAATGCCGTCCTGGACGTAAAGAGGAATGTGCACGCTGTTTGCCCCGTCCTGGACGGTGTTTCTCCTGGGGGTGTGCACATCCGTGCACATGGCGTGCACGATGGTTTTTACTGTCCTGGACGGCATTACCACCCGATTTTGAGTGAATCGTGCACGCACTTTGGGGAAGAAAGAGGCACGCAAAGGAGGAGCCCATGACCCGACTGGATCTCCTGGCCGCCCTGCGGGCCCTTGAGGCCCTGCCCCTGGCCCGGGAGGGGGGGAGGCTCCTCCTCCCCGAGGAGACCCCGGAAGAGGTTTTCCAGGCCATCCGCCCCCACAAGGCCCGCCTCCTCCGGGCCCTGGAGGACGGGGAGGAGGTGCCCGCCCGCGCCCTCCTGGAAGACCCCCGCCGCCGGGCCCTCCTCCTTTTGCCCGAAGAGGGGGAAGAGAAGGGTGTGAGCCTTACCCGCGACCCCGACCCCTCAGGCTGCCCTACCCACTGGCAGAGGGTGCCCGAACTACCCCCTCGAGGCTCGAGGGTGGCTATGGTAGACGAGGCGGGGTTTGGGAGGCTATACCGCTTCAAGGTCAAAGGGGTGTGGTACTTGCTGAAGTTTCTACCCCCCTTTGACGGTAGGGTGTCCCTGACCGACCAGCAAGGAAAAGTACGGGTGCTGGCTTCCCTGGATGAGGCCGCTGCCTTCCTGGCCCTGGTGACAGAGGACGAGGAGGATGTGTTGGTGATATGAGCCGCTACCCCCACCTACCCGCTGCCCTGCTGGGGCTGCTCGAGGCTGGCCCCTGGGAAGGAACCCCCACCGAGCTTTACATCGCCCTCGAGCCCTACCGGGTAGAGCCCTGGCCCGCTAACCCCGTGAGCCTGAGTCTGTGGCTCAAACACCACGCTGAGGCGCACGGTATCCAGGTGGAAGCCCATCACACCGGCGAGCGCCGGGTGTTGTGTCTGGCACGGGTGGCTAACGGGTTGAAGGGTGCAAGCGAACCGGAACATAGCGGCACGATTCCGCCGCATACCGCCGCGTTTTGGAGCTTCCCCACCTGGGGGGCTTTACGTGAAGGCCTTCCGGAGGTGTTTGACTCCCACCCCTCTGAAATGACCTTTACCCTCGCTTACCGTTACCCGAACTGGCAAAGCGCGAGGGTGGTCAAGCGCTTCTTTCTCGAATCTGAAGCAGCGGAGGATTCCTTACGCTACCCCCAAGTGTGTGAGGTGCGTATCTACGCCGGTGAGGTGGATATAGCCACCGTGTGGCCTATGGAGAATAGGATTGAGTATGCCGAGCTTTGACTACGAACGCGCCGCCACCATCCTGGCCGAGGCCGCATTCTCGGACGACCAGAGTGTGTGTCAGCGTCACGGAATCACGGATAGGACGCTGCGCCGCTATCGTGCGCGGCTGCTGTCCGACCCGCGTCTGTCCGCTTTCGTCCAGGAGCGGCAAGCGCGGCTTGCTGAGCAGTGGGCACACGAGCTGGCACCCGCTATCGGTGCGGCTGTTCGGTTTCTCCGGCAAGCCGCACAAAGCGCTGACCCCACCAACCCCGCCGCAATCCGCGCTGTGGCCGAGGCCCTGAAAGCGTTGGCCGAGATAGACATGACCCGCGATATGCTTCGCTCTCGAGTTGGAGGTGACACGTGGGACTTTGGGAAAAACTAAGGCGACTTGAACGGATACAACAAACTGGTGAACGCAGCATCACGCTTCACCGTTCGTACGCGCTGAATAGCGAGCTACACCCGACCCCGGAGCAGCTACGGAAAGCCGAGGCGCTGTGCGAGCAGGCCCGCCGCGAACACCCACGCGCGGTGCTGATTGTTCGTTTTGGCCCCGAGGGGGAGGTCACAGTCACACCCGCAAGGTTGTTTTTGGGAAAAGACGTGCGCCTAAGCGAGTTCTAAAACACCCCCTCTTGACCCTCGGGAGGGGGTTATTGCTCAAAACAAAAGCGTACTTATACGTCTAAGTGCGCTTTTGACTATCGCACCACCTGTTATACAATGCCCTTATGCCAAGAGGCCAACACCTGGATCGGGCTCGGCTACCCAAAGAAGAGCGCTTGCGGCTTCTCAACCGGGAGCCGCTTGAGCCGGATGAGGTATCGGTATCCATCCGAATACGCATCAGAAAAGACCAGTTACCCGCCGTGCTGGGGCTGAGCGCAAAAGAGCGCGGGGTGCTGCTGGCTAAGGGGGTGCAGGATGCCAAGACTGACGAATAAACCACGTAGACGCAAAGATGGACGCTTCGAGGTGCGCCTGACCATCCAGGAAGGGGGTAAGTCGGTAAGGGTCTCCGTGTTTGGCAAGACTGCTGCTGAAGCTGAGCGCAAAGCCCGCGACCTGAAGACCAAGGCCGAGCGGGGCCTGTACACCCGCGATAAGACCACCGTGGCGGGGTATGCCCTGGGTTGGCTTGAGCGCAAGCGCAAAGAGGTAAGACCCCGCACGGCTGAACTGTACCGGCTCGAGCTAGGCTACGCCCTGCCCTCAATCCAAGACCCCGAGGCCAAAGACCCGCTGGGCTCCAAACCTTTACAGGACGTGAAGCCTGCCCACATCCGCGAGGTGTTGGGTGAACTCGCAGAGCGCTATTCTATCCGCACCGTCAAGATGGTGCGGCAACGCCTGTGGCAGGTGTTCCGGGATGCTTTGGATATGGAGCTCGTCTTTCGTAACCCGGTGGAGCCGGTGCGGATCAAGACCCCTAGGGGTCAGAGCCAGAAGGCCGGTAGAGCCCTTGAGGTGCACGAGATAGCCGCCTTGCTGGCCGCACTGGATAGCCACAAAGACCCCCGTACTGCTATGGCCCTTCGGCTGATGCTGGCCTGTGGGTTGCGTAGGGGTGAGGCGCTGGGGTTGCAGTGGCAGGACGTAGACCTCGAGGCCGGGGTGCTCACCATCCGCCGGGCCTGGACAGATGACGGTAAGGCCGGGGTGGTGACCCTACCCAAGACCGGGACTAGCCACCGCACCCTTCCCATCCCGCACAGCACCCTCGAGCGGTTGAAGCATTACTCCATCTGGTACGCCGGGCTGTTTGGCAACCCCAACCCCGAGGGCTGGCTGTTCCCAGGTAACGACACCACCAAACCGCTCAACCCACACGCGCCGAACTGGGCCTTGAAGCGCATTACCGAGCGGCTGGGGATACCGCCGGTGCGGGTGCATGACCTGCGCCATAGCTACGGTAGCCACATGCTGGCAAACGGTGCACCGCTGGAGCTTGTGGCTGAGCGCATGGGACACGCCAACCCCAACATTACGCTAGGGGTTTACCGGCATGTGTTGGAGCAAGAGCGCAAGGGCTGGGTATTCGACCCTGAAGACCTGCTGAAGCCCAGGGCCAAGGCATAGGGGGTCAAAAGTTTATTGGGGTCAAAGTGTGGGGTCAAAGCTAAAACCGGGGTTCAGACGACCCCGGTTTTTTGCGTCCTGGACTGGTGGCTATGGGCGGACTTGAACCGCCGACACCACGATTATGAGTCGTGTGCTCTAACCAGCTGAGCTACATAGCCATGGTTGCAGGGACAGGATTTGAACCTGTGACCTTCGGGTTATGAGCCCGACGAGCTACCAGACTGCTCCACCCTGCGTCGTTCGGATGGGGGGTCGTCCCCAAGCCGCAAACTCAATCTTAGGCGGGAAATCCTCTACCGTCAAGGCGCTCAGGTAAGCAACGGCACTGTGGCCGCCTCGTGAATCCCAGCTTTCTTATCGTTCAAAAAACCACCCTGGAAGCCCCTTTGCAAGGCCACTATCTCGGCTATGGCTGCCACTGCGATCTCTTCCGGGCTTTCGGCGCCGATGTCCAGCCCGATGGGGTTGCGCAGGCGGGCCATTTGCTCCGGGCTGGGCACGAAGCCTTCGTTTTTGAGCGCATCCAGGATTTTTTCCAGCCGGTTGCGCGGGCCCAGCATACCCACATACCGTGCCGGGGACTCGAGGGCAAAGCGCAGGGCCTGGCGGTCAATGTCGAGGTGGTGGTTCATGATAATCACGTGCTGGCGGGGGGTCAGGCTGATTTTCTGGGCGTATTCGTCGTGTGCGGCCTGAATGGTCTGGCAGCCCTCGAAACCCTGCAGCAACTCGGGGCGGGCATCCACCACCGTCACCTTGAAGCCCAGCACCAGGGCCTGGTTCGCCATGGGCTTGGCGTCGTGGCCGGCGCCAAACAAAACCAGCTCGGGGATGGGGCTGCTCACGTCGAAGAACACCTCGGCCTCCTGCACGTAGCGGGTGGTGGGACGGGAGGTGCCCCCCTGCATCTGCCGGGCGATTCGAACTACCTGTTCGTGCAGTTCGGGAGGGGTAATCTGGCCCTCGAGCGCCCCGTTGGGCTTGAGCCAGACCCGCCCTTCCCCACCCTCAATCACCGTAGCCAGCACCGAAGGCTCCGAGTCCGTGGCCTCCTGCAGCCAGCGGTGGAGCATGCCCTGGGGCTCGACCGGCTCCACCCAGACCTCCACCGTGCCACCGCAGCCCGGCCACCAGGTTTTCTCTTCGTTGTAGTCGAAGATGGTACGTTCGGCACGGCCCCGGGCCAGGATCTGCATGGCAATTTCGATCATCTCTTGCTCCAGGCAGCCCCCGGAGATCATGCAGGCCGAGCCGCCGTCTTCCCGCACCAGCATTTTGGCCCCTTCACGACGGTAGGCCGAGCCAATCACCCGCACCACCGTAGCCAGCGCGGTCTGTTTACCCTCGGCCCAGGCGGCCTCGAGGGCCGCTAAAAGCATGGGAATCTCGTTGGCCATACACTGTTCCTCTTTTTCTAAGTTACACCCACAACAACCTCACAACTCTGTTGGCAGCACACATTTAACCGGTTTCCTGCTATATGCAAATCCAGCTACTTCTTGCCACTCTCATCTTTAGGGTTATATAGTTATGCCTAAAGATTTCAGTTACGGGTGTGCCTGCTCGATTGGTTTGGTGTACCTGGAATCGTTTTCAATAGCTCTGGCCTCGAGGTGCTGCATTGCTTAGACTTCCTTTCACCCCTCGGTTTCACCCCAAAGCCTGGCGCTCAGGTGTGGGTAAAGGCGTGCAAAGGCCGGTTTTTATCTGGGCACCCAATCAGGGCAACCATACAGCCATCAACCGTCTACCTGGTTTACAAGGCGGCAACCAGGGCCCACCCCCCGTCTGATACTTCGGCGTTACGTTTCGAATCTACCCATCCATACATCTAAGGAGGAGGCATGGCAGAGAAAGTACACATCAAGATTGTGGTCAACGGCGTCGAACACCACAGCGAGGTCGAGCCGAGGCTTTTGCTGGTTCACTATCTACGGGAAACCCTGGGGCTCACCGGCACGCACGTGGGCTGCGATACCAGCCAGTGCGGGGCCTGCACGGTGCACCTCGACGGCCAGGCGGTAAAGTCGTGCACGCTCTTCGCCGTGCAGGCCGACGGCAGCAGCATTACCACCATTGAGGGCCTGGGCAGCGTGGACAAGCTCCACCCTGTGCAGGAGGGTTTCTGGGAAATGCACGGGCTACAGTGCGGCTTCTGCACCCCCGGCATGATTATGGCGGCAGCCGACTTGCTCAACAAAAACCCGCAGCCTACCGAGGAAGAAATCCGGCATGCCCTGGAGGGCAATCTGTGCCGCTGCACCGGCTACCACAACATCGTGCGAGCCGTACAGTATGCCGCCGACAAGATGGCCGGCAAGGTTGGAACGGCAGCGGACGACTAATCCCAAACGCGGGGCCAAAACCTTGAGCTAAACGAGGGAGAGCACAATGGCAGAAAAACTATTTGGTAAGGCCATGAAACGGGTCGAAGACCCCCGCTTCATTACCGGTACCGGCAACTATACCGACGACATGACCCTGCCCGGCATGGTGCACGCGGCCATGGTACGTTCGCCGTACGCCCACGCCCGCATCAAGAGGATTGACACCTCCAAAGCCCAGGCGCACCCTGGCGTGCTGGCAGTGATTACCGGGCAGGAGATGAAGGACGCAGGCATCAATGGCATTCCCACCGGCTGGCTGCACCCCGGCATCAAAACCCCACCCCATTACGCCATCACCTTCGATAAGGCCCGGCACGTGGGCGACATCGTGGCCGCGGTCATTGCCGAGACCCGCCAGATCGCCGAGGACGCCGCACAGCTCGTGGAAGTAGACTACGAGCCCCTACCAGCGGTCTCGCTGGGCAGCGAGGCGCTCAAACCCGGCGCGCCCGCCGTCCACGACGACGTGTCCGATAACGTCTGCTTCACCTGGAGCATTGGTGACAAGGAAGCGGTAGACAAAGCCTTTGCCAGCGCCTACAAAACCGTCAAGCTCAAGTTGCGCAACAACCGCCTGGTGCCCAACGCCATGGAGCCGCGGGCCTCGCTGGCCCAGTACCTCAAGGCCAGCGACGAGTACACCCTCTGGACCACCAGCCAGAACCCCCACATCCACCGCCTCCTGATCGCGGCTTTTATCATGGGCATCCCCGAGCACAAGCTACGGGTGATTGCCCCGGATGTGGGCGGGGGCTTTGGCAGCAAGATTTACCAGTACCCCGAAGAGATTATCGTGCTGTACGCGGCCAAAAAGCTGGGCCGCCCGGTCAAATGGACGGCCCGCCGCTCGGAGAGCTTCGTGACCGACTCCCACGGACGCGACCACGAGACCGTGGCCGAGATGGCGGTAGACCAGAACGGCAAAATTACCGCCGTGCGGGTGGACACCATCGCCAATATGGGGGCCTACCTGACCACCTTTGCCCCGGCGGTGCCCACCTACCTGTACGGCTGCTTGCTGGCTGGCACCTACACCACCCCCCACATCTACTGCCACGTGACCGCGCCCTTCACCCACACCACGCCAGTGGACGCCTATCGGGGCGCTGGGAGGCCCGAGGCCACGTATCTGCTCGAGCGCCTGGTGGACGTGATGGCCCACGAGCTGGGCATGGATCCGGTGGAGTTCCGCCGCAAAAACCTGATTCCCCCCGATGCCTTCCCCTACCAGACCCCGGTGGCCCTGCAGTACGACTCCGGCAACTACGAGGCCAACCTGGACAAGGCCCTGGAGATGGTGGGTTACAAGCAACTCCGCCAGCAGCAAGCGGAGTGGCGTAAGCAGGGCCGGTACATGGGGATTGGCGTGGTGACCTACATCGAGGCCTGCGGGCTGGCCCCTTCGGCCCTGGTGGGTAGCCTGGGCGCCCAGGCCGGGCAGTGGGAAAGCGCGCTGGTGCGGGTGATGCCCACCGGCAAGGTGGAGGTCTTTACCGGCACCCACAGCCACGGTCAGGGCCACGAGACGGCCTTCGCCCAGGTGGTGGCCGACGAGTTGCAGATTCCGGTGGAGGACGTGGTGCTGGTACACGGCGACACTGGGCGGATGCCCTACGGCTGGGGCTCCTATGGCTCGCGTTCGGCGCCCACCGGCCTTTCGGCCATCGTGCTGGCGACCCGGAAGATCATTGACAAGTCCAAAAAGATTGCCGCCCATCTGCTGGAGGCCGCCCCCGAAGACATTGTTCACGAGGGCGGCAAGTTCATGGTCAAGGGGGTACCCGACAAGGCCAAGACCTTCTTCGAGATCGCCCTGCAAGCCCACTTGGCCCACAACTACCCCGCCGACCTCGAGCCGGGCCTCGAGGCCACCCACTTCTACGACCCCAAAAACTTCGTCTACCCCTTCGGTACCCACGTCGCAGTGGTGGAGGTAGACCCCGAGACCGGCAAGATTAGGCTCCTGCGCTACCTCTCGGTGGACGACTGCGGCCCGGTGATCAACCCGCTCATCGCCGAGGGGCAGGTGCACGGCGGCATCGCCCAGGGCCTGGGGCAGGCCCTCCTGGAGGAAGCCGTCTACGACCCGGAAGGCCAGATTCTCTCGGGGAACTTCCTCGAGTACACCCTGCCCCGCGCCGACGACCTGGTGCAGATCGAGCACGACCATACCGTAACCCCCTGCCCGCACAACCCCTTGGGTGTCAAGGGCATTGGTGAGGCAGGCACCATCGCCTCCACCGCAGCGGTGGCCAATGCGGTGATGGATGCCCTGCGGCCCTTTGGCATCGTGCACCTCGATATGCCCTACACCCCAGAAAAGATCTGGCGGGCCATTCAGCATAGCCGCCCAGCCCAGGCTGCCGATTAGCCTTAATCCTGCGGAGGACGAGATGTACACAGCACCGTTCAGCTACAAGAAAGTAACCAACCTCTCCGAGGCGCTATCGCTGCTCCAACAAAATCCCGAAGCCAAGCTGCTGGCCGGTGGCCACAGCCTGATTCCAGCTATGAAGCTGCGCCTGGCTGCACCGCCCATGCTGATTGATATCTCTAAAGTGGCCGAGCTGCGGGGCATCCGCCGCGACGGCGACACCCTGGTGATCGGGGCCATGACCACCTACCGCGAGCTGGAAACCTCCGACCTGCTCAAGGAACTCTGCCCGATTATTCCCCAGGCAGTGAGCCTGATTGGCGACCCCATGGTGCGGGCCAAGGGCACCATCGGCGGTTCGCTGGCCCACGCCGACCCCGCCGCCGACCTACCCGCCACGATGCTGGCCTTGGATGCCAAAATCAAAATCCAGGGGGCCGGGGGAGCCAGGGTAGTGGATATTGACCACTTCTTCACCGGCATGTTCTCCACTGCCGTCGGGCCAGGGGAAATCCTGGCCGAAGTGCACATTCCCATCGGTGGCTCTGCCCACGCACCTGCCCCAGCTCGCCGAATGGCTTATGCCAAGTTCCCTCACCCGGCCAGCCGCTATGCGGTTGTGGGGGTGGCGGTGGTGATTGGACCCAGTGGCCTACGGGCTGCAGTAACGGGCGCGGGAGAGCATGCCATGCGGCTCACCAAGCTCGAGCAGGCCCTTTCCGGCCAGGCCCTCACCGCCGAAAACATCGCCGCGGCCTGCCAGGGGCTTCTACCCGCCGACAACCTCAACCACGACCTGGCCGCCTCAAAAGAGTACCGCGCGCACCTGGTGGACGTGATGGCCAAACGGGCCTTGATGCAGGCCGCCGGGCTGTAGTACCCAAACCAATTGTGAGGGGCTGAGGCAATTCGGCCCCTCGGTTTTGTGTGAAGATAAAAGCATGTTTCCGACATCTGTAGAGGAGACCCAGAAAGCCCTCGAGGCCCACCGCTACATTGCCGATAAGGGGCTTTCGGTGGCGGTGTTTCTGGCCCTCAAGCTGGGCCGCCCCCTGCTCCTGGAAGGCGAGCCGGGAGTGGGCAAAACCGAGATTGTCAAGGTGCTCTCCGAGGTGCTCTCCACCCGCCTGATTCGTTTGCAGTGCTATGAAGGGCTGGACATCAGCAGCGCGGTGTATGAGTGGGACTACGCCCGTCAGATGATGCAGATACGGCTCCTGGAAGCCAGCGGCGAGCGCGACCAGGAAAAAGTGCGCCACGAGGTGTTCAGCCAGGAGTTCTTGCTCAAGCGCCCCTTGCTGCAAGCCCTGGAGAGCACCAACGGCAAAGCCCCGGTGCTGCTCATTGACGAGCTGGATCGGGCCGACGAGGAGTTTGAAGCCTTTTTGCTCGAGTTCCTTTCGGACTGGCAGATTACCGTGCCAGAGGTGGGCACCCTCAAAGCCCAGCAGCCGCCGGTGGTGGTGATTACCTCCAACCGCACCCGCGAGATTCACGATGCCCTGAAGCGCCGCTGCATGTACTACTGGATTGATTACCCCAGCTTCGAGAAAGAATACCGCATCGTGCAGGAAAAAGTGCCCGGCGTACCGGAAAAGCTGGCCCAGCAGGCGGTGGCTTTCGTGCAGGCCCTGCGCCAGCAAGACCTCTACAAAGCCCCCGGTGTGGCCGAGACCCTGGACTGGGCCTCCTCGCTGCTGGCTTTGGGCCAGACCGAGCTTTCTCTCGAGGTCGTGCAAGAAACCCTGGGCGTGCTGCTCAAGTATCAGGACGATGTGGTCAAGGCCAAACAGCAGGCCCACGACCTGCTGGCCCGGGCCCAGATGTCCAGTGCGCTATGACGGTATCCACCAGCCAGCTACTCAGCCACGTGGTGGCCTTTGCCCGGAGCCTGCGACACGAAGGCATCGTGGTTACACCGGGGCAGACCGCCACTTTTGCCAGGGCCCTGGGGGAGATTTCCATCTTCGACCCGGAGGCTTTTTTTTACGCGGCCCAGAGCACCCTTCTAACCCGGCAGGAAGACCGGGCCAGGTTTGCTGAAGCCTTTCGTAAATTCTGGCAACACCTGGGCTTAGAGCGTTTTCCGGCAGAGCTGCTCAACCAAACCCCACTCCCCCCCAAAAAAGACCCCAAGGCCCGGCCCGGCGAGGTGGGGCGCGAACCGCGTTCCTCCCAGCCAAGCAGCAACCAGCCCCAGCCGATGGTGGATCGGGCCCTGACCTTCTCCGAGACCGAGGTACTCAAGCAAAAACGCTTCGACCAGATGAGCGAGGCTGAGCTCGAGGCTGCCCGCAGGCTGCTGTACGGCCTGGTCTGGAACCCCCCCCAAAGGCGCACCCGCCGCCTCAAGGCCGGCGGCAAGGAACTGCTCGACCTGCGCAAAAGCTTCCGGCGCTCCCTCAAGCACCAGGGCG of Meiothermus sp. contains these proteins:
- a CDS encoding site-specific integrase — its product is MPRLTNKPRRRKDGRFEVRLTIQEGGKSVRVSVFGKTAAEAERKARDLKTKAERGLYTRDKTTVAGYALGWLERKRKEVRPRTAELYRLELGYALPSIQDPEAKDPLGSKPLQDVKPAHIREVLGELAERYSIRTVKMVRQRLWQVFRDALDMELVFRNPVEPVRIKTPRGQSQKAGRALEVHEIAALLAALDSHKDPRTAMALRLMLACGLRRGEALGLQWQDVDLEAGVLTIRRAWTDDGKAGVVTLPKTGTSHRTLPIPHSTLERLKHYSIWYAGLFGNPNPEGWLFPGNDTTKPLNPHAPNWALKRITERLGIPPVRVHDLRHSYGSHMLANGAPLELVAERMGHANPNITLGVYRHVLEQERKGWVFDPEDLLKPRAKA
- a CDS encoding XdhC family protein — protein: MANEIPMLLAALEAAWAEGKQTALATVVRVIGSAYRREGAKMLVREDGGSACMISGGCLEQEMIEIAMQILARGRAERTIFDYNEEKTWWPGCGGTVEVWVEPVEPQGMLHRWLQEATDSEPSVLATVIEGGEGRVWLKPNGALEGQITPPELHEQVVRIARQMQGGTSRPTTRYVQEAEVFFDVSSPIPELVLFGAGHDAKPMANQALVLGFKVTVVDARPELLQGFEGCQTIQAAHDEYAQKISLTPRQHVIIMNHHLDIDRQALRFALESPARYVGMLGPRNRLEKILDALKNEGFVPSPEQMARLRNPIGLDIGAESPEEIAVAAIAEIVALQRGFQGGFLNDKKAGIHEAATVPLLT
- a CDS encoding (2Fe-2S)-binding protein encodes the protein MAEKVHIKIVVNGVEHHSEVEPRLLLVHYLRETLGLTGTHVGCDTSQCGACTVHLDGQAVKSCTLFAVQADGSSITTIEGLGSVDKLHPVQEGFWEMHGLQCGFCTPGMIMAAADLLNKNPQPTEEEIRHALEGNLCRCTGYHNIVRAVQYAADKMAGKVGTAADD
- a CDS encoding xanthine dehydrogenase family protein molybdopterin-binding subunit; this translates as MAEKLFGKAMKRVEDPRFITGTGNYTDDMTLPGMVHAAMVRSPYAHARIKRIDTSKAQAHPGVLAVITGQEMKDAGINGIPTGWLHPGIKTPPHYAITFDKARHVGDIVAAVIAETRQIAEDAAQLVEVDYEPLPAVSLGSEALKPGAPAVHDDVSDNVCFTWSIGDKEAVDKAFASAYKTVKLKLRNNRLVPNAMEPRASLAQYLKASDEYTLWTTSQNPHIHRLLIAAFIMGIPEHKLRVIAPDVGGGFGSKIYQYPEEIIVLYAAKKLGRPVKWTARRSESFVTDSHGRDHETVAEMAVDQNGKITAVRVDTIANMGAYLTTFAPAVPTYLYGCLLAGTYTTPHIYCHVTAPFTHTTPVDAYRGAGRPEATYLLERLVDVMAHELGMDPVEFRRKNLIPPDAFPYQTPVALQYDSGNYEANLDKALEMVGYKQLRQQQAEWRKQGRYMGIGVVTYIEACGLAPSALVGSLGAQAGQWESALVRVMPTGKVEVFTGTHSHGQGHETAFAQVVADELQIPVEDVVLVHGDTGRMPYGWGSYGSRSAPTGLSAIVLATRKIIDKSKKIAAHLLEAAPEDIVHEGGKFMVKGVPDKAKTFFEIALQAHLAHNYPADLEPGLEATHFYDPKNFVYPFGTHVAVVEVDPETGKIRLLRYLSVDDCGPVINPLIAEGQVHGGIAQGLGQALLEEAVYDPEGQILSGNFLEYTLPRADDLVQIEHDHTVTPCPHNPLGVKGIGEAGTIASTAAVANAVMDALRPFGIVHLDMPYTPEKIWRAIQHSRPAQAAD
- a CDS encoding xanthine dehydrogenase family protein subunit M, with translation MYTAPFSYKKVTNLSEALSLLQQNPEAKLLAGGHSLIPAMKLRLAAPPMLIDISKVAELRGIRRDGDTLVIGAMTTYRELETSDLLKELCPIIPQAVSLIGDPMVRAKGTIGGSLAHADPAADLPATMLALDAKIKIQGAGGARVVDIDHFFTGMFSTAVGPGEILAEVHIPIGGSAHAPAPARRMAYAKFPHPASRYAVVGVAVVIGPSGLRAAVTGAGEHAMRLTKLEQALSGQALTAENIAAACQGLLPADNLNHDLAASKEYRAHLVDVMAKRALMQAAGL
- a CDS encoding MoxR family ATPase, yielding MFPTSVEETQKALEAHRYIADKGLSVAVFLALKLGRPLLLEGEPGVGKTEIVKVLSEVLSTRLIRLQCYEGLDISSAVYEWDYARQMMQIRLLEASGERDQEKVRHEVFSQEFLLKRPLLQALESTNGKAPVLLIDELDRADEEFEAFLLEFLSDWQITVPEVGTLKAQQPPVVVITSNRTREIHDALKRRCMYYWIDYPSFEKEYRIVQEKVPGVPEKLAQQAVAFVQALRQQDLYKAPGVAETLDWASSLLALGQTELSLEVVQETLGVLLKYQDDVVKAKQQAHDLLARAQMSSAL